AGCACGCGCGCGAGGTCGTGGCTGATGGGGTAGCCCATGTCGGCGGGTGCGAGGTGCGCGCCGGACAGCGGTCCGATCTGGGCCTGTTCGGGTGGGTGGGCGTAGTCCACGACGTGCACGCGGGCGCGGGGGGGTGGGAGGACCGCGCCGGGGTGCGGGACGCTCTCGGCGGCGGGCGCGGCCCCGACGTATGCGAGGGCGGCGTCGTGTGCGGTGGCGAGGCGGGCGGCCACGTCGGGCAGGAAGGCGCGGCTGCCGCTCAGGAGTTTGTGGGCGTCGCTGGCTTCCTCCAGCACGACGATCAGCGCGGGGTCGTGCAGAGGGGCGGTCAGGGCGTGCCCGCTGCCGATGACCAGCCGCGCGTGCCCGCTGCGCACGAGCTGCCAGGTGTGCTCGCGCTGCGCCTCGCTGAGCTGCCCGCTGATCTGCGCGGCGTGCGTGCCGCAGGTGCGGGCCAGGCCGCTCAGGTGCTCCCAGCTGCGGCGCAGCGTGGCGGCGTCGGGTGCGAGGACCAGCACGCCGCGTCCCTGCCGCAGCAGCCGCCCGATGCGGGGGGCCAGGGCGGCGGCGCGGCTGGCGGGGCGGCCCCCGTGCAGCCTCCAGACGGGCGCTTCGGGCAGCTGGTCGGGCCGGTCGGGGTCGGGGGCGGCGGCGGCGGGTTCCGGCAGGGCAGGGGGCGGGGCGGGCACCTGGATGGTGTCGGCCCAGCCGCGCAGGGCGAGCGTTCCGGCCTGCGTGCCGCTCAGGGGGATGCCGGCGGCGCTGGCCCCGGCCGCCCAGGCGGCGTAACTGTCGGCCGGGCCGTGGGCGCGCAGCCACTCCCACGCGGGCGGCGGGGGCCGTTCGGTGCTGGTGTACTCGGCGGCCCCGGCGTTCAGGGCGGCGGTCACGACCCCGGCGCTGACCCCGGCGCCCCGTGCCCAGGCGCTCAGGGTGTCGCAGGGACCGTGCTCCGCGAGCCACGCGACAGCCTGCGCCTGTCTGGGCGTCAGTGTCGGTGGCTGGGTGGGGGCGGGTGTGACGGCGCGCAGGACGGTCACCGTGCGGCTGGCGGGCGGGACGTGTTCGGGCGCGCGGGCCTCCACCACGCTGATCAGGCGGGGCTGCGGCGTGAAGCGTTCCTCCAGCAGGCCCTGCTCGCGGATGGCGTCCAGCAGGGCGGGCGCAAAGGCCCCGGCGTCCGTCCAGCGGTCGGTGGGTGCGCGGCGGGCGAAGGCGCTCAGGTCGCTGCCCGGCACGGCGCGGACCATGTGGGCGTACGCGGCCGCCCAGCCCACGCCCAGCAGGTCGCCCCAGATCAGCCCGGCGGGAATGCGGGCGTCGTGCGCCCAGCCCTGCACGCCGGTCACAGTCGCGGGCGGCACCCACGGCGCGGCGGGGTCGTCGAGCAGGTGCAGGGCCTCGCGCAGGCGGTGGGCGGCGCGCGGGTCCCCCTCGCCCACCACAAGGCCCACGACCAGCTCACCGCGCCACGGCACCAGCACCCGGCACCCCAGCGGAACCGGCCCGGAAAAGCCGTGCGGCGCGCCGAAATCGTACGGCGGCACCGGCAGGTTCACGGCCACCTGCCACGGGTTCGGGGAGGGAGGGGCGGGCGGCGTCACGTGCCGCAGGCTAGCGCGCCGCGCCCGGCCG
The DNA window shown above is from Deinococcus sp. LM3 and carries:
- the priA gene encoding primosomal protein N'; this translates as MTPPAPPSPNPWQVAVNLPVPPYDFGAPHGFSGPVPLGCRVLVPWRGELVVGLVVGEGDPRAAHRLREALHLLDDPAAPWVPPATVTGVQGWAHDARIPAGLIWGDLLGVGWAAAYAHMVRAVPGSDLSAFARRAPTDRWTDAGAFAPALLDAIREQGLLEERFTPQPRLISVVEARAPEHVPPASRTVTVLRAVTPAPTQPPTLTPRQAQAVAWLAEHGPCDTLSAWARGAGVSAGVVTAALNAGAAEYTSTERPPPPAWEWLRAHGPADSYAAWAAGASAAGIPLSGTQAGTLALRGWADTIQVPAPPPALPEPAAAAPDPDRPDQLPEAPVWRLHGGRPASRAAALAPRIGRLLRQGRGVLVLAPDAATLRRSWEHLSGLARTCGTHAAQISGQLSEAQREHTWQLVRSGHARLVIGSGHALTAPLHDPALIVVLEEASDAHKLLSGSRAFLPDVAARLATAHDAALAYVGAAPAAESVPHPGAVLPPPRARVHVVDYAHPPEQAQIGPLSGAHLAPADMGYPISHDLARVLRQVQERGRQAALLAPRRGYSALLRCPTCEHTPQCRHCDVPLRFHQDTRQLTCHQCGYHQPVPDRCDECGDRMWKARGPGTEWITQEVRKLLPGFPVYRLDRDHQDDLSPLMRGESGVIVGTQLLLSHEAPPDLALIGVTLADTWLNVSDFRASERYHRLLRQLAEWHPTRAPMTVVQTFQADHPALKVMVEGRDTLAYPAAEERARAALNYPPHARLAQIEISARDQHKAQAAAQDLADALHGAGATTHEVLGPAPSPVARLRGVYPYHLFLRARNDTRLGELLRVLDTRTWKARVRVDVNPRGGL